Proteins encoded within one genomic window of Companilactobacillus sp.:
- a CDS encoding DUF771 domain-containing protein: MQEMTLNVPDELLTTLIKQQINKKQTELTEINWDTKTAAKRTGIKEDRVKAIFRNQKWKHELDAENGGSVLYPYQGQGYQINPKRFTEFCDKHWFEIMNLNPRKR; this comes from the coding sequence ATGCAAGAAATGACATTGAATGTTCCAGATGAATTATTAACCACATTGATTAAACAGCAAATCAATAAAAAGCAGACGGAGTTAACCGAAATCAACTGGGATACAAAGACTGCAGCAAAACGAACCGGAATTAAAGAAGATCGTGTAAAAGCCATCTTCCGTAATCAGAAGTGGAAACACGAGCTCGATGCTGAGAACGGTGGATCAGTCTTATACCCCTATCAAGGGCAGGGATACCAAATCAATCCAAAACGATTTACCGAGTTTTGCGATAAACATTGGTTTGAAATCATGAATTTAAATCCAAGGAAGCGATGA
- a CDS encoding helix-turn-helix domain-containing protein — protein MNRIKELRKENHWTQAKLAKFFYVTPDLISKWERGYANPPINDFHTLAQIFKVSMEYLGGYSNERNGRDN, from the coding sequence GTGAACAGAATAAAAGAGCTGCGTAAAGAAAACCATTGGACTCAAGCAAAGCTGGCAAAGTTTTTCTACGTGACACCTGACCTTATCAGCAAATGGGAGCGTGGATATGCAAATCCGCCTATTAATGATTTCCACACATTAGCTCAAATTTTTAAAGTTTCAATGGAATATTTAGGAGGTTACAGCAATGAACGCAATGGACGTGATAACTAA
- a CDS encoding siphovirus Gp157 family protein, translated as MATLYELTGSYLKLLEYAEDADPTLYHDTMDSITDAIEDKAVGYAKVDKELAKDEVALKEEAKRLSARATAIANNRKRLKRNLQDSMAAIGSKKIKTLGFTIYIQRNNPSVNILDEHEIPDYLYETKQVLDKKRISTMFKEGKDVPGAELTHSESLRYR; from the coding sequence ATGGCCACTCTATATGAATTAACTGGAAGTTATTTAAAACTACTTGAATACGCCGAAGACGCTGATCCAACACTTTATCACGACACTATGGACTCTATAACTGATGCTATCGAAGATAAAGCGGTCGGTTATGCCAAGGTTGATAAAGAGCTTGCTAAAGATGAAGTGGCACTTAAAGAAGAAGCTAAACGCTTGTCGGCAAGAGCAACTGCTATCGCCAACAATCGCAAACGGTTGAAAAGAAACTTACAGGATTCAATGGCTGCTATCGGAAGTAAAAAAATTAAAACACTAGGATTTACCATCTACATTCAACGAAATAATCCGTCAGTAAATATTCTTGATGAGCATGAAATTCCCGATTACCTATATGAAACAAAGCAAGTCTTAGATAAGAAAAGAATATCCACAATGTTTAAGGAAGGAAAAGACGTTCCAGGTGCTGAACTAACTCACTCGGAATCGCTGAGGTATAGATAA
- a CDS encoding AAA family ATPase — MAIHSLKDVSKTDKFRVALYGKPGVGKTSAAKYLIGKTLIVPFDNSEKVLGGLGIDSETFDKSVPTDELTRLVTDLPKELKGYDNLVLDNISALEKAWFIEQGRKSKNGIRNELQDYSGWTNFFIRVIDSFYQLPVNILVTAWENQAPFTTMEGQTFNQFAPQLRNNVRDTFMGLTDAVGRLMINPETDGRGVILEGNDSIYAKNRLDNRKACAIEDLFKWGDVDVSTPQVSTGTGEQGKTATK; from the coding sequence ATGGCAATACATTCATTAAAAGATGTTTCTAAGACGGATAAGTTTCGAGTAGCTCTGTATGGGAAACCTGGTGTAGGAAAAACAAGTGCAGCTAAATATTTGATTGGCAAAACTCTAATTGTTCCATTTGACAACTCTGAGAAAGTTTTGGGTGGCTTAGGAATTGATTCAGAAACTTTTGATAAAAGCGTTCCCACTGATGAGCTTACAAGACTTGTAACAGATTTACCCAAAGAACTTAAAGGATATGACAACTTAGTTCTAGACAATATTTCTGCATTAGAAAAAGCGTGGTTTATTGAACAAGGTCGTAAATCAAAAAATGGGATTAGAAACGAATTGCAAGATTATTCTGGTTGGACCAATTTCTTTATTCGTGTTATTGATTCTTTCTACCAATTACCAGTAAACATTCTTGTTACGGCGTGGGAAAATCAAGCACCATTTACAACAATGGAAGGTCAAACATTCAATCAATTTGCACCACAGTTAAGAAACAATGTTAGAGATACGTTCATGGGACTTACCGATGCTGTAGGAAGATTGATGATAAATCCTGAAACTGATGGCCGTGGAGTAATACTTGAAGGAAACGATAGCATCTATGCCAAGAATCGCTTGGACAACAGAAAGGCGTGTGCTATCGAAGATTTATTTAAGTGGGGTGATGTAGATGTATCAACTCCACAAGTATCAACAGGAACTGGTGAACAAGGCAAGACAGCAACTAAGTAA
- a CDS encoding DEAD/DEAH box helicase, translated as MYQLHKYQQELVNKARQQLSNGKKSVLIISPAGSGKSVVIAEIARLTQLKGGQVMFTVHRKELVEQIIQSFKANGVNTDNCTIMTVGKIVNRLDKLPKPSLIITDETHHSLAKTYKKIYEYYSDVPRLGFTASPWRLSGKGLGDIYESMVEGPTVEWLIDNHYLAPYNYYSVKLINDNELKKSSTGDYTNKSIDDAVGKTIFGDVVKTYQEKINGQKTIVYAHSIEYSKLVVQQFNNAGIKAAHADSKTPAKEREHIMEDFRTGKIQVLSNVDLISEGFDVPDCTAVIMLRPTESLVLDIQQSMRCMRYKPNKTATIIDHVANYSRFGLPDSKRYWTLKDRNKTRKKSNTDSIAIKQCPKCFFVMKGSPSICPNCGESIKPDPVEMDVKKDVNLQVITNYIVTKKVSELHSYKELQEYAKAKNYKNGWVYYQAKTRGLL; from the coding sequence ATGTATCAACTCCACAAGTATCAACAGGAACTGGTGAACAAGGCAAGACAGCAACTAAGTAATGGTAAGAAGTCAGTACTAATTATTAGTCCTGCTGGTTCTGGTAAGTCGGTCGTGATAGCTGAAATTGCTCGTCTAACGCAATTAAAAGGTGGACAGGTAATGTTTACAGTCCATCGGAAAGAGTTAGTCGAACAGATAATACAGTCATTTAAAGCCAATGGAGTAAATACAGATAACTGCACAATTATGACGGTAGGAAAAATAGTCAACCGATTGGATAAGTTGCCAAAACCATCATTAATAATTACTGATGAAACTCATCACTCACTAGCTAAAACCTACAAGAAGATTTATGAATACTATTCGGACGTTCCTAGATTAGGTTTTACTGCAAGCCCATGGAGGCTATCTGGTAAAGGATTAGGAGATATATATGAATCAATGGTTGAAGGTCCAACTGTTGAATGGTTGATTGATAATCATTACTTAGCCCCGTACAACTATTATTCAGTCAAATTGATTAACGACAACGAGTTGAAGAAGTCATCGACTGGAGATTATACAAACAAGTCAATTGATGATGCTGTTGGAAAAACGATCTTCGGTGATGTTGTTAAAACTTACCAAGAAAAAATAAACGGTCAAAAAACTATTGTCTATGCACACAGTATTGAATATAGCAAACTAGTCGTTCAACAGTTCAATAATGCAGGAATCAAAGCGGCACATGCTGACAGTAAAACGCCTGCCAAAGAGCGTGAACATATAATGGAAGATTTCAGAACTGGAAAGATACAAGTTCTATCCAATGTTGATTTAATCAGTGAAGGATTTGATGTTCCAGATTGCACAGCAGTAATCATGTTAAGACCGACTGAATCACTAGTTTTAGATATTCAACAATCAATGCGTTGTATGAGATACAAGCCTAACAAGACAGCAACAATCATTGATCACGTTGCCAATTATTCAAGATTTGGTTTACCAGATTCAAAACGTTATTGGACGCTAAAAGATAGGAACAAAACTCGGAAGAAATCAAATACGGATTCAATAGCTATCAAGCAATGTCCCAAATGTTTCTTCGTTATGAAAGGGAGTCCTTCTATATGTCCCAACTGTGGAGAGTCAATTAAGCCGGATCCTGTAGAAATGGACGTAAAGAAAGACGTCAATCTACAAGTTATTACTAATTATATTGTTACCAAAAAAGTAAGCGAGCTTCATAGTTACAAAGAATTACAGGAATATGCGAAAGCAAAAAATTATAAAAATGGCTGGGTTTACTACCAAGCTAAAACGAGAGGACTTTTATAA
- a CDS encoding DUF669 domain-containing protein, with product MSLFKTDYSNTGNNNYDTLPTDNYEVIIEDITENATPSGAETLQLKLRVRKDLDKALPETNGKYHNRIVFMDNWKRKATKDYDWESIQDIFKAVGVPEGQEYNSIDDVRNALINKPANVYVKEEDNEYNGKTTKVNRVAPWNFSKTAYPVDPLASQTNTVEVNEDDLPF from the coding sequence ATGTCATTATTCAAAACAGATTACTCAAATACAGGAAATAACAACTACGATACTCTACCAACAGATAATTATGAGGTGATTATCGAAGACATAACAGAGAATGCAACACCAAGTGGAGCGGAAACCCTACAACTTAAATTACGTGTTCGTAAAGATTTAGACAAAGCATTACCAGAAACTAACGGAAAATATCATAACAGAATTGTATTCATGGATAACTGGAAACGTAAAGCTACTAAAGATTATGACTGGGAAAGTATTCAAGATATTTTTAAGGCTGTTGGTGTTCCCGAAGGCCAAGAATATAACTCAATTGATGATGTTAGAAATGCACTAATTAATAAGCCCGCAAATGTCTATGTTAAAGAAGAAGACAATGAATACAACGGCAAGACAACTAAAGTTAATCGTGTAGCACCCTGGAATTTCAGTAAGACTGCGTATCCAGTTGATCCATTAGCTAGTCAAACAAATACTGTAGAAGTTAATGAAGACGACCTTCCGTTTTAG
- a CDS encoding bifunctional DNA primase/polymerase → MDCLVNYAVAYAKKGMSVLPMKDKQPLIKFADKPPLTPDEIRKIWKQYPYAQIALRTVNFFVVDIDEHQDGADGFKSIEQFNHKELLKDTLSQKTAGGGRQLFYLKRKDIEVRQNIGWLPGVDVKAHPNNYVVIAPSERNGKKYEWENHNPIVTPDRQLIELINAREKGTTITFSNYDSGKKTATTNLFETIVNGLGDDGTRNNSLTSFVGGLLYRNVPDKVAYQLAQLANENTPDPLPEQEFNRTFTSMLTKDMRRRGGGKTG, encoded by the coding sequence ATGGATTGTTTAGTCAATTACGCGGTGGCCTATGCAAAAAAAGGTATGAGTGTCCTGCCAATGAAAGACAAACAACCCTTGATAAAATTTGCGGATAAACCACCGCTAACACCCGATGAAATACGTAAAATATGGAAACAATATCCATATGCACAAATAGCTTTGAGAACCGTTAATTTTTTCGTTGTTGATATTGATGAACACCAAGATGGTGCTGATGGTTTTAAATCGATAGAACAATTTAATCATAAAGAATTACTGAAGGATACCCTGTCACAAAAAACTGCTGGCGGAGGAAGACAACTATTTTATCTGAAACGTAAAGATATTGAAGTAAGACAAAATATAGGTTGGTTACCTGGCGTTGACGTTAAAGCACATCCAAATAACTATGTTGTTATTGCCCCAAGTGAACGAAACGGAAAGAAATATGAATGGGAAAATCACAATCCTATCGTTACTCCAGACAGACAGTTAATTGAATTAATAAATGCTCGTGAGAAGGGAACTACAATAACTTTCTCTAATTACGATTCTGGGAAAAAGACTGCAACTACAAATTTGTTTGAAACAATCGTCAATGGCTTAGGTGACGACGGGACTAGAAATAATAGTTTAACTTCTTTTGTAGGCGGCCTCCTGTATCGAAATGTCCCTGACAAAGTGGCTTATCAATTAGCACAATTAGCTAATGAAAATACGCCTGATCCTTTGCCAGAACAGGAATTTAATCGAACATTTACATCAATGCTTACTAAAGATATGAGACGGCGAGGAGGTGGAAAAACTGGATAA
- a CDS encoding VapE domain-containing protein, producing MEKLDKEVEKAIQEHEKVVKNQEIANFPIPFSLNQYGKPKQNSLKNAMLAIRCDHLLCDTFAYNQFTYEIELRKTIPQLYINDTRMKDEYISLVLAYIEDEYEVLFPKSILENAITNEAIANSFNPVKDYLDHCFSKWDNKPRVDSLLSTFLGVEDSEVTKLQTRLFLVGAVLKVYKPASKFDFVLDLVGGQGAGKTTLLKKLSNGWYTDQFSDFKDKDGYVNMLRAWIVNDDEMTATARSSFEDLKKFASAERLEFRKAYGRITTNEYKNFVLARTTNQVQYLKDKTGSRRFLPNLVNKKDQLLNPVDHLTQEEIDQIWGEAVGLYQNGFSFQLTEEENKMLEKHRDEFIYVEPFEEQIDEFLENSDVEFTTSADIASEALNVDNLATNPRLGKKIKNIMDNKAGWKYERKMINGIRKRGYAKIAHVAHQLPT from the coding sequence GTGGAAAAACTGGATAAAGAAGTAGAAAAAGCTATTCAAGAACATGAGAAAGTTGTTAAGAATCAGGAAATCGCGAACTTTCCAATACCTTTTAGCCTTAATCAATATGGCAAGCCTAAGCAAAATAGCTTAAAAAATGCAATGTTAGCAATTCGTTGCGATCATCTCTTGTGTGACACATTTGCATACAATCAATTTACTTATGAAATTGAGTTGAGAAAGACGATACCACAACTATATATCAATGATACAAGGATGAAAGACGAGTACATATCTCTTGTATTGGCATATATAGAAGATGAGTACGAAGTATTATTTCCAAAATCCATATTGGAGAATGCGATAACTAATGAAGCAATTGCCAATAGTTTCAATCCAGTGAAAGATTACTTAGATCATTGTTTTTCAAAGTGGGATAACAAGCCTCGAGTAGATTCATTATTAAGTACTTTTCTTGGAGTAGAGGACAGTGAAGTAACTAAACTTCAAACAAGATTATTCTTGGTCGGTGCTGTATTAAAAGTCTATAAACCCGCTTCTAAATTTGACTTTGTTCTAGATCTTGTAGGTGGTCAAGGAGCCGGTAAAACAACTCTTTTAAAGAAATTGTCCAATGGTTGGTATACAGATCAATTCAGTGATTTCAAGGACAAAGACGGATATGTGAACATGCTCAGGGCGTGGATTGTTAATGACGACGAAATGACTGCAACAGCTAGAAGCAGCTTTGAAGACTTGAAGAAATTTGCCAGTGCGGAACGTCTTGAGTTTCGTAAGGCATATGGAAGAATCACAACCAATGAATACAAAAATTTTGTGTTAGCTCGAACCACTAATCAAGTTCAGTATTTGAAAGACAAAACGGGTTCTCGAAGGTTCTTACCCAACTTGGTAAACAAAAAGGATCAATTACTAAATCCAGTTGACCATTTAACGCAAGAAGAAATTGATCAAATCTGGGGCGAAGCAGTTGGCCTTTATCAGAACGGTTTTTCTTTTCAATTGACAGAAGAAGAAAATAAGATGCTCGAAAAACATCGAGACGAGTTCATTTATGTAGAGCCATTCGAAGAACAAATAGATGAATTTTTAGAAAACAGTGATGTTGAATTTACTACTAGTGCCGACATTGCAAGTGAAGCACTTAATGTTGACAACTTAGCAACCAATCCAAGGCTTGGTAAGAAGATAAAAAACATTATGGACAACAAGGCTGGTTGGAAGTATGAAAGGAAAATGATTAATGGAATAAGAAAAAGGGGCTACGCAAAAATTGCCCACGTTGCCCACCAATTGCCCACCTAA